In Mobula hypostoma chromosome 13, sMobHyp1.1, whole genome shotgun sequence, the following are encoded in one genomic region:
- the tlnrd1 gene encoding talin rod domain-containing protein 1 produces MANSGSAKSTSSSGISSQQRRRLVFICDMCKSKMQLVADLLLLSSDNRPVNTDSLSPASVESFDKSRDAVIARTKGLSILTHDVQSQLNMGKYAEVGDSLAEMCELVVALVESSAHAAYLAAAEAPGSQAAVAGLVDRYRMSRARHEVEHSCSLLRTAPVSELSPQLLLELSRNISRGLKSLTDACVLASESSRDRFAKEQFKLSVKCMSSSATALLACVRELKSRPCEATRARCVLFGGPLVQSVHALVGFATEPQFLGKAASVSPEGRAVQTAVLGGAMSVVSACVLLTQCLRDIALHSDSSKAPDYRQRLQNSALAVSDGCNLLSQALRDRTSPRTLPSLNCHSVN; encoded by the coding sequence ATGGCTAACAGCGGCTCGGCCAAGTCGACGAGCAGCAGCGGCATCAGCTCCCAGCAGAGGAGGAGACTCGTCTTCATATGCGACATGTGCAAGAGCAAGATGCAACTGGTGGCCGACCTGCTCCTGCTGTCCAGCGACAACCGGCCGGTCAACACGGACAGCCTTTCGCCGGCCTCGGTGGAGTCCTTCGACAAGAGCCGGGACGCCGTCATCGCCCGCACCAAGggtctctccatcctcacccacgACGTGCAGAGCCAGCTCAACATGGGCAAGTACGCCGAGGTGGGCGACAGCCTGGCCGAGATGTGCGAGTTGGTGGTGGCGCTGGTCGAGTCGTCGGCCCACGCCGCCTACCTGGCGGCGGCCGAGGCGCCCGGCTCGCAGGCGGCCGTGGCCGGCCTGGTGGATCGCTACCGGATGAGCCGGGCCCGCCACGAAGTGGAGCACAGCTGCAGCCTGCTGCGCACGGCGCCCGTCTCCGAGCTGAGCCCGCAGCTGCTGCTCGAGCTCTCCCGCAACATCTCCCGAGGCCTCAAGAGCCTGACGGACGCCTGCGTGCTGGCCTCGGAGAGCAGCCGCGACCGCTTCGCCAAGGAGCAGTTCAAGCTCAGCGTCAAGTGCATGAGCTCCAGCGCCACGGCGCTGCTGGCCTGCGTGCGGGAGCTCAAGTCGCGGCCTTGCGAGGCCACCCGCGCCCGCTGCGTGCTCTTCGGCGGGCCGCTGGTGCAGTCCGTCCACGCCCTGGTGGGCTTCGCCACCGAGCCGCAGTTCCTGGGCAAGGCGGCCTCCGTCAGCCCCGAGGGCCGCGCCGTCCAGACGGCCGTGCTGGGCGGCGCCATGAGCGTGGTGTCGGCCTGCGTGCTGCTCACCCAGTGCCTCCGCGACATCGCGCTCCATTCGGACAGCAGCAAGGCGCCCGACTACCGGCAGCGCCTCCAGAACTCCGCCCTGGCCGTGTCGGACGGCTGCAACCTGCTGTCGCAGGCGCTGCGGGACAGGACCTCGCCCAGGACTTTACCGTCACTCAATTGCCATTCTGTGAATTAA